From one Pseudomonas sp. S35 genomic stretch:
- a CDS encoding TonB-dependent receptor has protein sequence MKSTAGGLVKQWLGASVLAVSGLALLPLCVAQAQEQQSAQFKFALAAKPLPQALSDFSRVTGISVIYTDEAPYGLSAPAVSGQMSATQALQRLLGNSGFTFRQIDARTLALEPLPTDGAVNLGATTISGIGQPQDSTSYQPPPTSSVMRSRALLLETPQTVNVVSAQVLRDQTPRNLDDALGNISGITQANTLASTQDAVMLRGFGDNRNGSIMRDGMPVVQGRALNATAERVEVLKGPSSLLYGIQDPGGVVNIVSKKPELTQSTALTVRGSTFGNGKNGSGGSLDTTGPIGDSGLAYRLIVDHEDEDYWRNFGTHRETLLAPSLAWYGDSTKLLFAYEHREFLSPFDRGTAIDKSNHPLDIPSTRRLDEPFNDMEGRSDLYRFEADHDLNDDWKAHFGYSWNRETYDASQVRVSAVSTNGALTRRMDGTQGAITTDRFTTASLEGKVNVFGLQNDLVFGMDDEYRKVYRADLIRQASRTTFNYNNPVYGNEVAGTTVSAADSAQTDLLRSDSLFFQDAIHLSDQWIFVAGARYQMYDQYAGKGVPFKANTNGNGQAWVPRAGLVYRYTDELSFYGSYTESFKPNSTIAALADGSTLTGDLTPEESKSWELGAKLDIPGRITASAALFNIDKRNVLVSVGSLANTVYSIAGQVRSRGLELDASGQLTDQWSVIGSYAYTDAEDIKDKDPTLQGNRLQNVAKHTGSLSVAYDFGSIFGGDQLRVGTGARYVGERAGDAANDFDLPGYTVADAFATYDTKIEGQKVKFQLNVKNLFDRTYYTSAASRFFVSIGDARQVSVSSTLTF, from the coding sequence ATGAAGTCGACGGCGGGCGGTTTGGTTAAACAGTGGCTGGGAGCCTCGGTACTGGCGGTATCGGGGCTGGCCTTGCTGCCCCTGTGTGTGGCACAGGCGCAGGAGCAGCAAAGCGCCCAGTTCAAGTTTGCCCTGGCTGCCAAACCGCTGCCCCAGGCCCTGAGTGATTTCAGCCGGGTCACCGGGATCAGCGTGATCTACACCGATGAAGCGCCCTACGGCCTCAGCGCCCCGGCGGTCAGCGGGCAGATGAGCGCGACGCAGGCCTTGCAACGCCTGCTGGGCAACTCCGGGTTCACCTTCCGCCAGATCGACGCCCGCACCCTGGCGCTTGAGCCGCTGCCGACCGACGGCGCGGTCAACCTCGGCGCTACCACCATCAGTGGCATCGGCCAACCCCAGGACAGCACCAGCTACCAGCCGCCGCCCACCAGCTCGGTGATGCGCTCCCGTGCCTTGCTGCTGGAAACCCCGCAGACCGTCAACGTGGTGTCGGCCCAAGTGCTGCGCGACCAGACCCCACGCAATCTGGATGACGCCCTGGGCAACATCAGCGGCATCACCCAGGCCAACACCCTGGCCAGCACCCAGGACGCGGTGATGCTGCGCGGCTTTGGCGACAACCGTAACGGCTCGATCATGCGCGACGGCATGCCGGTGGTGCAGGGCCGTGCGTTGAACGCCACGGCGGAGCGTGTCGAAGTGCTCAAGGGCCCGTCCTCGTTGCTGTATGGCATCCAGGACCCGGGCGGCGTGGTGAATATCGTCAGCAAAAAGCCCGAGCTGACCCAATCCACAGCCCTGACCGTGCGCGGCTCCACCTTCGGCAACGGCAAGAACGGCAGCGGTGGCAGCCTCGACACCACCGGGCCGATCGGTGACTCGGGCCTGGCCTATCGCCTGATCGTCGACCATGAAGACGAAGACTACTGGCGCAACTTTGGCACCCACCGCGAAACTCTGCTGGCGCCGTCCCTGGCCTGGTACGGCGACAGCACCAAGCTCTTGTTCGCCTACGAACACCGCGAGTTTCTCTCGCCGTTCGACCGTGGCACCGCCATCGACAAGTCCAACCACCCGCTGGACATCCCCTCCACCCGGCGCTTGGACGAGCCGTTCAACGACATGGAAGGCCGCTCTGACCTGTACCGCTTCGAAGCCGACCACGATTTGAACGACGACTGGAAAGCCCACTTCGGCTACAGCTGGAACCGCGAAACCTACGACGCCAGCCAGGTGCGCGTCAGCGCGGTGAGCACTAACGGCGCCCTGACCCGCAGGATGGATGGCACCCAAGGCGCGATCACCACCGACCGCTTCACCACTGCCAGCCTGGAAGGCAAGGTCAACGTGTTTGGCCTGCAGAATGATCTGGTGTTCGGCATGGACGATGAGTACCGCAAGGTCTACCGCGCCGACCTGATTCGCCAAGCCTCGCGCACGACCTTCAACTACAACAATCCGGTGTACGGCAACGAAGTTGCGGGCACCACGGTCAGCGCCGCCGACAGCGCCCAGACCGACCTGCTGCGCAGCGACTCGCTGTTCTTCCAGGACGCGATCCACCTGAGCGACCAGTGGATTTTCGTCGCCGGTGCGCGTTACCAGATGTATGACCAATACGCCGGCAAGGGCGTGCCGTTCAAGGCCAACACCAACGGCAACGGCCAGGCCTGGGTGCCGCGTGCGGGCCTGGTGTATCGCTACACCGATGAACTGTCGTTCTATGGCAGCTACACCGAGTCGTTCAAACCCAACTCCACCATCGCCGCCCTGGCCGATGGCAGCACCTTGACCGGCGACCTCACGCCAGAAGAATCGAAGTCGTGGGAACTGGGCGCCAAGCTCGACATACCTGGGCGCATCACTGCCAGTGCAGCGTTGTTCAACATCGACAAGCGCAACGTGCTGGTGTCGGTGGGGTCCCTCGCGAACACCGTCTACAGCATCGCCGGCCAGGTGCGCTCCCGTGGCCTGGAGCTGGACGCCAGTGGCCAGTTGACCGATCAGTGGAGCGTGATCGGCAGCTACGCCTACACGGACGCCGAAGACATCAAGGACAAGGACCCGACGCTGCAAGGCAACCGCCTGCAAAACGTGGCCAAGCACACCGGCTCGCTGTCGGTGGCCTACGACTTCGGTAGCATCTTCGGTGGCGACCAATTGCGCGTGGGCACCGGTGCACGCTACGTCGGCGAACGCGCCGGCGACGCCGCCAACGATTTCGACCTGCCGGGCTACACCGTGGCCGACGCGTTTGCCACCTACGACACCAAGATCGAAGGGCAGAAGGTCAAGTTCCAGCTCAACGTGAAGAACCTGTTCGACCGCACCTACTACACCTCGGCGGCGAGCCGGTTTTTTGTCTCCATTGGTGATGCGCGGCAGGTGTCGGTGTCCAGTACGCTAACGTTCTAA
- the dacB gene encoding D-alanyl-D-alanine carboxypeptidase/D-alanyl-D-alanine-endopeptidase, protein MRFGKWINTSTFLVGFSFLLGGCASVSQPSTSVTLDRLMADPALNGATVSLMVRDARTGSTLYQHNPRTRLVPASNLKLLTTAAAMDVLGPQYRFSTQLLSDGVQQGERLSGNLYVRGLGDPTTQFADYQALAAQLASLGVRQVQGDLVFDDTFFDAERLGVDWAQDDESTYYGAQISALTVSPNTDFDAGTLIVTARAPLISGQPVAVSISPPTDYVQLSNRAVSGPGNSYGITRQHGTNLLQLTGALAPGKQSRQWVSVWEPTQLVANLFEQALAQQGIKVVGRRVIGGASPVTATPLAEHQSAPLQTLITPLLKLSNNNMSEALLKAMGRKTANAGTAQAGVAAVAAFMKRQGMDPATLSQVDGSGLSRRNLVSSQNLADLLLATARQPWFDAWYTALPIAGNADRMTGGSLRYRLRGTAAENNLHAKTGSMAGVSSLSGYITDADGRRLVFSMISNNYLSDAAPIRALENRLAVALAHWHD, encoded by the coding sequence ATGCGATTTGGCAAATGGATAAACACCAGCACGTTCCTGGTTGGCTTTAGCTTTTTACTGGGTGGCTGCGCCAGTGTTTCGCAGCCTTCCACATCCGTCACCCTCGACCGCCTCATGGCTGATCCGGCACTGAACGGCGCCACTGTCTCCCTGATGGTCCGTGACGCCCGCACTGGCAGCACCCTCTACCAGCACAACCCCCGTACACGGCTGGTTCCCGCCTCCAACCTCAAATTGCTGACCACCGCCGCCGCGATGGATGTGCTGGGGCCGCAGTACCGGTTTTCCACGCAACTGTTGAGCGACGGCGTGCAACAAGGTGAGCGCCTTAGCGGCAACCTGTACGTGCGCGGCCTGGGCGACCCGACCACGCAGTTCGCCGATTACCAGGCCCTGGCCGCGCAACTGGCGAGCCTGGGCGTGCGTCAGGTGCAGGGCGATCTGGTGTTCGACGACACTTTTTTCGACGCCGAACGCCTGGGCGTCGACTGGGCCCAGGACGACGAAAGCACCTACTACGGCGCACAGATTTCGGCGCTGACCGTGTCGCCCAACACGGATTTTGACGCAGGCACCTTGATCGTCACGGCCAGGGCGCCGCTGATTTCCGGCCAGCCGGTGGCTGTTTCCATCAGCCCGCCCACCGATTACGTACAACTGAGCAACCGCGCCGTCAGCGGCCCCGGCAACAGCTACGGCATCACCCGCCAGCATGGCACCAACCTGCTGCAACTCACGGGTGCGCTGGCACCGGGCAAGCAAAGCCGACAGTGGGTGAGTGTGTGGGAGCCGACGCAACTGGTGGCCAATCTGTTCGAGCAGGCGCTGGCGCAACAGGGCATCAAGGTCGTGGGCCGACGGGTGATCGGCGGTGCGAGTCCGGTCACGGCCACGCCGTTGGCAGAACATCAGTCGGCACCGTTGCAGACATTGATTACGCCGCTGCTAAAGCTGTCGAACAACAACATGTCCGAGGCGTTGCTCAAAGCCATGGGGCGCAAGACCGCCAATGCGGGCACGGCGCAGGCGGGGGTTGCCGCCGTGGCGGCGTTTATGAAGCGTCAAGGCATGGACCCCGCGACGCTGAGCCAGGTGGATGGCTCGGGCTTGTCGCGGCGCAATCTGGTGTCGTCGCAGAACCTTGCGGACCTGTTGCTTGCGACGGCCAGGCAGCCCTGGTTCGACGCTTGGTACACGGCCTTGCCGATTGCCGGTAATGCCGACCGCATGACGGGTGGCAGCCTGCGCTATCGCCTGCGCGGGACGGCGGCCGAAAACAACCTGCATGCCAAGACCGGCTCGATGGCCGGGGTGTCCTCGTTGAGTGGCTATATCACCGATGCCGACGGGCGGCGGCTGGTGTTTTCAATGATCAGCAACAACTACCTGAGCGATGCGGCACCGATCCGCGCCCTGGAAAACCGCCTGGCCGTGGCCCTGGCGCACTGGCACGACTGA
- a CDS encoding IclR family transcriptional regulator, protein MEKPRDTGKQKVRSAEVGTDILKALAELSPATSLSRLAEHVQMPASKVHRYLQALIASGFAEQNTATNHYGLGREALRVGLAALGSMDVLKVGALPLAELRDELNETCFLAVWGNQGATVVQIEPAVRAVTVVTQLGSVLPLLSSSTGLVFSAFLASRETVELRDREIQAGIAHALADDQAYASTCEQIRNRGLHFVHGLLMPGVDALSAPVFNAVGQVAAVMTVVGPTSLFHADEDGPAAQRLLAATRAVSWRMGYQP, encoded by the coding sequence ATGGAAAAGCCCCGCGACACCGGTAAACAGAAAGTCCGCTCGGCCGAAGTGGGCACCGACATCCTCAAGGCCCTGGCCGAACTGTCGCCGGCCACGTCGCTGTCGCGCCTGGCCGAGCACGTGCAGATGCCGGCAAGCAAGGTGCACCGCTACCTCCAGGCGTTGATCGCGTCGGGGTTTGCCGAACAGAACACCGCCACCAACCATTACGGCCTGGGCCGCGAAGCGTTGCGCGTGGGCCTGGCCGCACTGGGTAGCATGGACGTGCTGAAAGTCGGCGCCCTGCCCCTGGCCGAGCTGCGCGACGAGTTGAACGAAACCTGCTTCCTGGCGGTGTGGGGCAACCAGGGCGCGACCGTGGTGCAGATCGAGCCGGCGGTGCGGGCGGTCACGGTGGTGACGCAGTTGGGTTCGGTGTTGCCGTTGCTCAGCTCGTCCACCGGGCTGGTGTTCAGTGCCTTCCTGGCGTCGCGCGAAACCGTGGAGTTGCGCGACCGCGAGATCCAGGCCGGCATCGCCCATGCCCTGGCAGACGACCAAGCCTACGCCAGCACCTGCGAACAGATCCGCAACCGTGGCCTGCATTTTGTGCATGGCTTGCTGATGCCGGGGGTGGACGCATTATCGGCACCGGTGTTTAACGCGGTCGGGCAGGTGGCGGCGGTGATGACCGTGGTCGGTCCCACCTCGTTGTTCCACGCCGACGAAGATGGCCCGGCGGCGCAGCGCTTGCTGGCAGCGACCCGGGCTGTGAGTTGGCGGATGGGCTATCAGCCCTGA
- the hmgA gene encoding homogentisate 1,2-dioxygenase, translating into MNLEYLSGFGNEFASEALPGALPVGQNAPQKAPYGLYTELFSGTAFTMVRSEARRTWLYRIQPSANHPAFVKLERQLAGGPLGAVTPNRLRWNPLDIASESTDFIDGLVGMVANSGSEKPSGISIYHYRANRSMDRVFFNADGELLIVPEQGRLRIATELGVLDVQPLEIAVLPRGLKFRVELLDAQARGYVAENHGAPLRLPDLGPIGSNGLANPRDFLTPVAHYEDLKQPTTLVQKFLGELWACDLDHSPLNVVAWHGNNVPYKYDLRRFNTIGTVSFDHPDPSIFTVLTSPTSVHGLANLDFVIFPPRWMVAENTFRPPWFHRNLMNEYMGMIQGAYDAKAEGFLPGGASLHSCMSAHGPDGETCTKAINAELAPHKIDNTMAFMFETSQVLRPTQFALDCPQLQPAYDACWASLPATFNPNRR; encoded by the coding sequence ATGAACCTCGAATACCTCTCGGGCTTCGGCAATGAATTCGCCAGCGAAGCCCTGCCCGGCGCCTTGCCGGTCGGCCAGAACGCCCCGCAAAAAGCGCCCTACGGGCTGTATACCGAACTGTTTTCCGGCACCGCCTTCACGATGGTGCGCAGCGAAGCCCGTCGCACCTGGCTGTACCGCATCCAGCCATCGGCCAATCACCCTGCGTTTGTCAAGCTGGAGCGGCAACTGGCGGGTGGCCCTTTGGGCGCGGTGACGCCCAATCGCCTGCGCTGGAACCCGTTGGATATTGCGAGTGAGTCGACGGACTTTATCGATGGGCTCGTCGGCATGGTGGCCAACTCCGGGTCGGAAAAACCCTCAGGCATCAGCATCTACCACTACCGCGCCAACCGGTCGATGGACCGCGTGTTCTTCAATGCCGACGGCGAACTGTTGATCGTCCCCGAGCAGGGCCGCCTGCGCATTGCCACCGAGCTGGGTGTGCTGGACGTGCAGCCGCTGGAAATCGCCGTGCTGCCACGCGGGCTAAAATTTCGCGTCGAACTGCTGGATGCGCAAGCTCGCGGGTATGTCGCGGAAAACCACGGCGCGCCGCTGCGCCTGCCGGACCTGGGGCCGATTGGCAGCAACGGCCTGGCCAACCCACGCGACTTCCTTACGCCGGTTGCCCACTACGAAGACCTGAAACAGCCTACGACGCTGGTGCAGAAATTTCTCGGTGAGCTGTGGGCCTGTGACCTCGACCATTCACCGCTGAACGTGGTCGCCTGGCACGGCAACAACGTGCCGTACAAATACGACCTGCGTCGCTTCAACACCATCGGCACCGTGAGTTTCGACCACCCGGACCCGTCGATCTTCACCGTATTGACCTCGCCCACCAGCGTGCATGGCTTGGCCAACCTCGACTTCGTGATCTTCCCGCCGCGCTGGATGGTGGCCGAGAACACCTTCCGTCCGCCGTGGTTCCACCGCAACCTGATGAACGAATACATGGGCATGATCCAGGGCGCCTACGACGCCAAGGCCGAAGGCTTCCTGCCCGGCGGCGCGTCGCTGCACAGCTGCATGAGCGCCCACGGCCCGGACGGAGAGACCTGCACCAAGGCGATCAACGCCGAGCTCGCGCCGCACAAGATCGACAACACTATGGCCTTCATGTTCGAGACCAGCCAAGTGCTGCGCCCCACTCAGTTCGCCCTGGACTGCCCGCAACTGCAACCCGCTTACGACGCGTGCTGGGCCTCGCTGCCCGCCACCTTCAACCCGAACCGGAGATAA
- the fahA gene encoding fumarylacetoacetase codes for MTQPTSTRSWVACANGHRDFPLQNLPLGVFSLDGSAPRSGVAIGDYVLDLHAALDAFEGQARRAVEATAGGQLNAFFELGRGPRVALRERLLELLAEGSPLQAREAQVLHRAADCQMQLPARINDYTDFYVGIEHAQNVGKLFRPDNPLLPNYKYVPIGYHGRASTIRPSGTDVRRPKGQTLPAGQTEPTFGPCARLDYELELGIWIGQGNAMGDSIAIGDAAEHIAGFCLLNDWSARDIQAWEYQPLGPFLSKSFITSISPWVVTAEALEPFRKAQPARPEGDPQPLPYLLDKRDQAAGALDIELEVLLSTASMREQSLPAHRLALSNSLHMYWTVAQLVAHHSVNGCQLQAGDLFGSGTLSGPEQGQFGSLLEMTEGGKKVIELPSGEVRRFLEDGDEIILRARCNRDGFASIGFGECRGTVVAAR; via the coding sequence ATGACTCAGCCCACTTCTACCCGCAGCTGGGTGGCCTGCGCCAACGGTCACCGCGATTTCCCCCTGCAAAACCTGCCACTGGGCGTGTTCAGCCTCGACGGTTCGGCGCCGCGCAGTGGCGTGGCGATTGGTGATTACGTCCTCGACCTGCACGCTGCGTTGGACGCGTTTGAGGGGCAGGCCCGTCGTGCCGTTGAAGCCACTGCGGGCGGCCAGTTGAACGCATTTTTCGAACTGGGCCGGGGCCCGCGTGTGGCCCTGCGCGAGCGCCTGCTCGAACTGCTCGCCGAGGGCAGCCCGCTGCAAGCACGTGAGGCGCAGGTACTGCATCGCGCCGCCGATTGCCAGATGCAGCTGCCGGCCCGGATCAACGACTACACCGATTTCTACGTCGGCATCGAACACGCGCAGAACGTCGGCAAACTGTTTCGCCCCGACAACCCGCTGCTGCCCAACTACAAGTACGTGCCGATCGGCTACCACGGCCGAGCGTCGACTATTCGCCCCTCGGGCACCGACGTGCGCCGCCCTAAAGGCCAGACCTTGCCAGCGGGCCAGACCGAGCCGACTTTCGGCCCTTGCGCACGGCTGGACTACGAGCTGGAGCTGGGCATCTGGATCGGCCAGGGCAATGCCATGGGCGACTCGATTGCCATTGGCGACGCGGCCGAGCATATCGCCGGTTTTTGCCTGCTCAACGACTGGTCGGCGCGGGATATCCAGGCCTGGGAATACCAACCGCTGGGGCCGTTCCTGTCGAAAAGCTTTATCACCAGCATCTCGCCTTGGGTGGTGACGGCCGAAGCGCTGGAACCCTTCCGCAAAGCCCAACCGGCGCGTCCCGAGGGCGACCCGCAACCGCTGCCGTACCTGCTGGACAAACGTGACCAGGCCGCTGGCGCGCTGGACATCGAACTCGAAGTGCTGCTGAGCACCGCCTCAATGCGCGAACAGAGCCTGCCGGCCCATCGCCTGGCCCTGAGCAACAGTCTGCATATGTACTGGACCGTCGCGCAGTTGGTGGCGCATCACAGCGTCAACGGCTGCCAGTTGCAGGCCGGTGATCTGTTCGGTTCCGGCACCTTGTCCGGGCCCGAACAGGGGCAGTTCGGCAGCCTGCTGGAGATGACCGAAGGCGGTAAGAAGGTGATCGAGCTGCCTTCGGGCGAAGTGCGCAGGTTCCTGGAAGATGGCGACGAAATCATCCTGCGCGCCCGCTGCAACCGCGATGGTTTCGCCTCCATTGGCTTCGGCGAATGCCGAGGCACTGTGGTCGCCGCACGTTAA
- the maiA gene encoding maleylacetoacetate isomerase, with product MELYTYYRSTSSYRVRIALALKGLDFTAVPVNLLVPAGGANRQPPYLAINPQGRVPALRTEDGELLIQSPAIIEYLDERYPQAPLLSNDLATRAHERAVASIIGCDIHPLHNSSTQNLLRQWGHDEAQLLEWIGHWISQGLGAVEQLIGDTGFCFGGQPGLADAFLIPQLYAAERFKVPLAAYPRIGRVAALAAQHPAFIQAHPANQPDTP from the coding sequence ATGGAACTCTATACCTACTACCGCTCCACGTCGTCGTACCGGGTGCGTATCGCCCTGGCGCTCAAGGGGCTGGACTTCACTGCCGTGCCGGTCAATTTGCTGGTGCCGGCCGGCGGGGCCAATCGCCAGCCGCCCTATTTGGCGATCAACCCCCAAGGCCGCGTGCCGGCCTTGCGCACGGAGGACGGCGAGCTGTTGATTCAGTCGCCGGCGATCATCGAATACCTCGACGAACGTTATCCACAGGCGCCGCTGCTCTCCAACGACCTGGCGACCCGTGCCCATGAGCGTGCAGTGGCGTCGATCATCGGCTGCGACATCCACCCGCTGCACAACTCCAGCACCCAGAACCTGCTGCGACAGTGGGGGCACGACGAGGCGCAACTGCTGGAATGGATCGGGCATTGGATCAGCCAGGGGCTGGGCGCAGTGGAGCAGTTGATTGGCGACACGGGGTTTTGCTTCGGCGGGCAACCGGGGCTGGCGGATGCGTTTTTGATTCCCCAGTTGTATGCGGCGGAGCGTTTCAAGGTGCCATTGGCGGCGTATCCACGCATTGGGCGAGTGGCGGCATTGGCGGCGCAGCATCCGGCGTTCATTCAGGCCCATCCCGCCAACCAACCTGACACCCCATAA
- a CDS encoding aromatic acid/H+ symport family MFS transporter: MHNQIASFRAALDARPVSRYQWLILLLLALLLVTDGYDAQVLGYVVPALASDWGLEKAAFGPVFSANLLGLTLGSLLVTPLADRFGVRRILLGCVLIYASLTVLMVFANSLTTLMAARFICGIGMGGAMPSAMALMSDYSPPRLRTLMVTLAACGFSFGGAAGGFVAAGFIDSFGWQAVFLAGGVTPLLLFPFLVWLLPESLPRLLRDAPPYRRLRNVTSRMLPDWQPPLAREAEHLQAQGSKLTVVELFRHGYARPTLLIWATFFVSLILLYFMISWLPSLLLESGLALNEANLVTSMFLFAGTLGAIGMAWFADRLKRKVRLLSGVLAAAAVCTVLLGLNHDNPRYLVACVFAAGFCIIGGQLTLNAFASNFYPAHVRATGTGWALGVGRFGSILGPLFGSMLLAMHIPVQQIFFFCAIPAVMAALLIIQVRSPVIEAPSRSLPGDILKAPQA; the protein is encoded by the coding sequence ATGCATAATCAGATTGCCAGCTTTCGCGCGGCACTCGACGCCCGTCCGGTGTCGCGCTACCAATGGTTGATCCTCCTGTTGCTGGCGCTGCTGCTGGTCACCGATGGCTATGATGCCCAAGTGCTGGGCTACGTGGTACCCGCCTTGGCGTCGGATTGGGGGCTGGAAAAAGCCGCGTTCGGCCCGGTGTTCAGCGCCAACCTGCTAGGCCTCACATTGGGCTCACTGCTGGTAACGCCCCTGGCCGACCGGTTTGGCGTGCGGCGCATCCTGCTGGGCTGCGTGTTGATCTACGCCAGCCTCACCGTACTGATGGTGTTCGCCAACTCCCTGACCACACTGATGGCTGCGCGGTTTATCTGTGGGATCGGCATGGGCGGCGCGATGCCCAGCGCCATGGCCTTGATGTCGGACTATTCCCCACCGCGCCTGCGTACCTTGATGGTGACACTGGCGGCGTGTGGGTTCTCGTTCGGCGGCGCGGCAGGTGGCTTTGTGGCGGCGGGGTTTATCGATAGCTTCGGCTGGCAGGCGGTGTTCCTGGCCGGTGGCGTGACGCCGTTGCTGTTGTTCCCGTTCCTGGTGTGGCTGCTGCCTGAATCGTTGCCGCGCCTGTTGCGCGATGCACCGCCGTATCGGCGCTTGCGCAACGTGACCTCGCGCATGCTGCCCGACTGGCAACCGCCGCTGGCGCGTGAGGCAGAACACCTGCAAGCGCAGGGCAGCAAGTTGACGGTGGTCGAGTTGTTCCGTCACGGCTATGCGCGCCCGACGCTGCTGATCTGGGCGACCTTCTTTGTCAGCCTGATCCTGCTGTATTTCATGATCAGCTGGCTGCCGTCGCTGTTGCTGGAAAGTGGTTTGGCGCTCAATGAAGCCAACCTGGTGACCTCGATGTTCCTGTTCGCCGGCACCTTGGGCGCCATCGGCATGGCCTGGTTTGCCGACCGGCTCAAGCGCAAGGTGCGCCTGCTGTCCGGCGTGTTGGCGGCGGCTGCGGTGTGTACCGTTTTGCTGGGGCTGAACCACGACAATCCGCGCTATCTGGTGGCCTGTGTGTTTGCGGCCGGGTTCTGCATCATCGGTGGGCAACTGACCCTCAATGCCTTCGCCAGCAACTTTTACCCGGCGCATGTGCGTGCCACCGGTACCGGCTGGGCGCTCGGTGTAGGGCGCTTTGGCTCGATCCTGGGGCCGTTGTTTGGCAGCATGCTGCTGGCGATGCATATCCCGGTGCAGCAGATTTTCTTCTTCTGCGCGATTCCGGCGGTGATGGCGGCGTTATTGATTATTCAGGTGCGTTCGCCTGTGATTGAGGCGCCGAGCCGCTCGTTGCCGGGCGATATCCTCAAGGCGCCACAGGCTTAG
- a CDS encoding tetratricopeptide repeat protein, producing the protein MKPRQAFFACLQRSPPALFEAALWIAAEHDPAVQPLLILHDMALLQQQVSLGMPMLPTDELGQPLLRRLNDLGFAQDDFTPLRPAAALLDKVLQRKRGQPLAMGLIAMELARRLGIPMVGVNFPGHFLLRVPGADHLLDPCGGRRLYPNDCRELLQRQYGPNLKLQAEHLHTADPRSILQRLSRNLRQLHLANDNPLAALIDAERVLELGNGNAADYLARASLYQRLDCPNAERFDLEHALLLSEDPIQRLRLTERLGHLPPNTVVH; encoded by the coding sequence ATGAAGCCCCGCCAAGCCTTTTTCGCCTGCCTGCAACGTTCGCCCCCGGCGCTGTTCGAAGCGGCGCTATGGATCGCCGCCGAGCACGACCCTGCGGTACAACCGCTATTGATCCTGCACGACATGGCCTTGCTGCAACAGCAGGTCAGCCTGGGCATGCCCATGCTGCCGACGGATGAACTCGGTCAACCGCTGCTGCGGCGCCTGAATGACCTGGGGTTTGCCCAGGATGATTTCACCCCGCTGCGCCCCGCCGCCGCCCTGCTGGACAAGGTATTGCAGCGCAAACGCGGGCAGCCATTGGCCATGGGCTTGATTGCGATGGAGTTGGCGCGACGCCTGGGTATACCGATGGTCGGGGTGAATTTTCCGGGGCATTTCCTGCTGCGGGTGCCCGGCGCCGATCACCTGCTGGACCCTTGCGGCGGCAGACGCCTGTACCCCAACGATTGCCGCGAGCTGCTGCAACGCCAGTACGGCCCCAATCTCAAGTTGCAGGCCGAACACCTGCATACGGCCGACCCGCGTTCGATCCTGCAACGGCTGTCACGCAACCTGCGCCAACTGCACCTGGCCAATGACAACCCTTTGGCCGCACTGATCGACGCCGAGCGCGTGCTGGAACTGGGCAATGGCAACGCTGCCGATTACCTGGCCCGAGCCAGCCTCTACCAACGCCTGGACTGCCCCAACGCCGAACGCTTTGACCTGGAACACGCGCTGCTGCTCAGCGAAGACCCGATCCAGCGCCTGCGCCTGACCGAACGGCTGGGGCATTTGCCGCCCAACACCGTCGTGCACTAA